A genomic stretch from Candidatus Nitrososphaera gargensis Ga9.2 includes:
- a CDS encoding winged helix-turn-helix domain-containing protein: protein MKYAYRTYVAARILDAVKNGAKTNSSIMHEAFVSYDALRRHLDVLIGSGLLQYFEPTRRYYQITEKGLQFLRLYNRAEEMICMASSCSA, encoded by the coding sequence ATGAAATATGCCTACAGGACGTATGTTGCCGCCAGGATTTTAGATGCTGTAAAAAATGGAGCAAAGACAAACAGCAGCATAATGCACGAAGCTTTTGTTTCCTACGATGCATTGAGGAGGCATCTTGATGTCTTGATTGGAAGTGGTTTGCTTCAGTACTTTGAGCCAACAAGAAGGTACTACCAGATCACAGAGAAGGGCCTTCAATTTTTGCGCCTGTACAACAGGGCAGAAGAAATGATCTGTATGGCGAGCAGTTGCAGTGCATAG